In Aythya fuligula isolate bAytFul2 chromosome 19, bAytFul2.pri, whole genome shotgun sequence, one genomic interval encodes:
- the PTGES gene encoding prostaglandin E synthase, whose amino-acid sequence MMENKVFLSFAFYSTVLIVKMYVVAIITGQVRLRNKAFANPEDALRNGGLQYYRQDPDVERCRRAHRNDMENIFPFLFLGAIYSLLEPSPAVARLHFFVFCAGRVVHTLAYLLRLRAPTRSVAYSVAQLPCFSMALQILLTAAPYW is encoded by the exons ATGATGGAGAACAAAGTGTTCCTGTCGTTTGCGTTCTACAGCACGGTCCTGATTGTGAAAATGTACGTCGTCGCCATCATTACGGGGCAAGTGAGACTCAGAAATAAG GCCTTCGCCAACCCCGAGGACGCGCTGCGCAACGGGGGGCTGCAGTACTACCGCCAGGACCCCGACGTGGAGCGCTGCCGCAG GGCGCACCGCAACGACATGGAGAAcatcttccccttcctcttcctcggAGCCATCTACTccctgctggagcccagcccCGCGGTGGCCAGGCTCCACTTCTTCGTCTTCTGCGCGGGGCGCGTGGTGCACACCCTGGCTTACCTCCTGCGGCTCAGGGCGCCCACGCGCTCCGTGGCCTACAGCGTGGCGCAGCTGCCCTGCTTCTCCATGGCCCTGCAGATCCTCCTCACCGCCGCCCCGTATTGGTAA
- the LOC116497009 gene encoding torsin-1A-like, protein MKPLSLGVFFLLVPALVPALDPLSASLLMGGAAVTWQLFSPHSWLKCRLLECCNVKDTLNFSVVKMDLERKVFGQHLAVQLVLRALNANIYSKRPKKPLVMSFHGWTGTGKTFLSSIIAENLYQPGAPRRSFVHHFNTVLHFPHASRVHLYKEQLQNWIRGNVSACPRSLFIFSEMDQMPHGLIDSITPFLGYHEEIDGVYYGKAIFIFLNNAGGDKITEMTLDYWRRPKRREDIPVKELQDLLSEEIFRNTNSGFFQSQLIQKNLIDYFIPFLPLEYKHVKECVREELRAQGHPEDEGLITEIASAMTDYPSGESIYSSKGCKTVASRVILSI, encoded by the exons ATGAAGCCTCTGAGCCTTGGTGTGTTCTTTCTTCTCGTGCCCGCCTTGGTGCCAGCCTTGGACCCTCTCAGCGCTTCGCTCCTCATGGGGGGGGCTGCGGTCACCTGGCAGCTCTTCTCCCCGCACTCCTGGCTCAAGTGCCGTctcctggagtgctgcaatgtgaAGGACACGCTGAACTTCTCAG TTGTGAAGATGGATTTGGAGCGAAAAGTCTTTGGCCAGCATCTTGCTGTCCAATTAGTTCTGAGAGCTctgaatgcaaatatttactcCAAACGGCCCAAGAAACCCCTGGTGATGTCCTTCCATGGCTGGACTGGAACAGGCAAAACGTTTCTCAGCAGTATCATCGCAGAGAACCTCTATCAGCCTGGTGCACCAAGAAGGAGTTTTGTGCACCACTTCAACACGGTGCTGCATTTCCCACACGCCTCACGTGTCCATCTCTATAAG GAACAGCTGCAGAACTGGATTCGGGGCAATGTCAGTGCCTGTCCAAGGTCcctttttatcttctctgaaaTGGATCAGATGCCACACGGCCTGATAGACTCGATTACGCCGTTCCTTGGTTACCATGAAGAGATTGATGGAGTTTATTATGGCAAGGCGATCTTCATCTTCTTGAA CAATGCAGGCGGAGATAAGATAACAGAGATGACTCTTGATTACTGGAGAAGGCcgaagagaagagaagacatcCCTGTGAAGGAGCTCCAGGATCTGCTATCTGAGGAAATTTTCAGGAACACAAACA GTGGTTTCTTTCAAAGTCAACTGATCCAGAAGAACCTGATTGACTATTTcatccctttccttcctcttgaaTATAAACACGTGAAAGAGTGTGTCCGGGAGGAGCTGCGTGCACAAGGTCATCCTGAGGACGAGGGCCTCATCACAGAGATTGCCTCAGCAATGACCGACTACCCCAGTGGGGAAAGCATCTACTCCAGCAAAGGCTGCAAGACTGTTGCCTCCAGAGTGATTCTGAGCATCTAG
- the LOC116497010 gene encoding torsin-1B-like, with translation MPGAAGLLLPLLLLLPGLAALEPLSVGLAIGVASALTGYLSHPNFYCSYVECCPSAGHRINATALREQLDERLFGQHLAKEVVLRAVTGFSHNPSPKKPLTLSLHGWAGTGKNFLSQLLARHVHPAGLRSKFVHLFLATLHFPHPQQLQLYQEQLQSWIRGNVSACPYSVFIFDEMDKMHQGLIDAIKPFLDYYEQVDGVSYRKAIFIFLSNAGGDLINKAVLDFWTSGKDREEIQLKDLERVLSVGVFNNKNSGLWHSSLIDRNLIDYFVPFLPLEHKHVKMCVRAEMKARGHAVDEKVVEAVADEMTYFPKEEKLYSDKGCKTVQAKLDIHEDIAVKYTNAKD, from the exons AtgccgggggcagcggggctgctgctgccgctgctgctgctgctgccggggcTGGCGGCGCTGGAGCCGCTCAGTGTGGGGCTGGCCATCGGCGTCGCCTCAGCGCTCACCGGTTACTTATCCCACCCCAACTTCTACTGCAGCTACGTGGAGTGCTGCCCCAGCGCCGGGCACCGCATCAACGCCACCG CGCTACGGGAGCAGCTGGACGAGCGGCTGTTCGGGCAGCACCTGGCCAAGGAGGTGGTGTTGCGGGCCGTGACGGGTTTCAGCCACAACCCCAGCCCCAAGAAGCCGCTGACGCTGTCGCTGCACGGCTGGGCCGGCACGGGGAAGAATTtcctcagccagctgctggcccGCCATGTCCACCCCGCCGGGCTGCGCAGTAAGTTCGTGCACCTCTTCCTGGCCACCCTGCACTTCCCGCACccgcagcagctgcagctctacCAG GAGCAATTGCAGAGCTGGATTCGGGGCAATGTTAGTGCCTGTCCTTACTCCGTCTTCATTTTTGATGAGATGGACAAGATGCACCAGGGCCTTATCGATGCCATCAAACCCTTCTTAGACTATTACGAGCAGGTCGATGGGGTGTCGTACAGGAAAGccatcttcatcttcctcag CAATGCCGGTGGTGACTTAATTAATAAAGCAGTTCTTGACTTCTGGACAAGTGGGAAGGACAGGGAAGAGATTCAGCTGAAAGACCTGGAGCGTGTGTTATCCGTGGGAGTCTTCAATAACAAGAACA GTGGACTGTGGCACAGCAGCCTCATCGACAGGAACCTCATCGACTACTTTGTTCCCTTCCTGCCCCTGGAGCACAAGCACGTGAAGATGTGCGTCCGAGCTGAAATGAAAGCCCGTGGCCATGCTGTCGATGAGAAGGTTGTGGAGGCAGTGGCTGACGAAATGACTTACttcccaaaagaagaaaaactctaCTCCGATAAAGGCTGCAAGACTGTACAGGCCAAGCTGGATATTCACGAAGACATCGCAGTGAAATACACGAATGCCAAGGATTGA
- the LOC116497012 gene encoding torsin-1A-like, whose amino-acid sequence MAAATPKMAAATLKAPSAPPKMAAAPPASSASARSQDGGGGSGALLLLLLLPPLPGPVGAVEPISLGLALAGAAASALTGFISYPRLYCYFRECCLQRHDPRAAAALQENLDRKLFGQHLVSKVIVKAVKGFLNNENAKKPLALSLHGWTGTGKNFVSKIIAESIYKNGLKSKYVHQFVATLHFPHAQDINTYKDQLQSWIRGNVSICPRSIFIFDEMDKMHAGLIDSIKPFLDYYELLDGVSYRKAIFIFLSNAGAEKITELALDFWRNGRTREDIELTDIQNSLSVSVFNNKNSGFWHSTLIDKNLIDYFVPFLPLEYKHVKMCVRVEIQSRGYTVDEDILTRIADEMTYFPREERIYSDKGCKTVDAKLDYYYDF is encoded by the exons ATGGCCGCCGCCACACCCAAGATGGCCGCCGCCACCCTCAAAGCGCCATCTGCCCCTCCCAAGATggccgccgccccgcccgccAGCTCCGCCTCTGCCCGGtcccaagatggcggcggcggaagcggcgcg ctcctgctgctcctgctgctgccgccgctgccCGGGCCCGTGGGCGCTGTGGAGCCCATCAGCCTGGGGCTGGCCCTCGCCGGTGCCGCCGCCTCGGCGCTCACCGGCTTCATCTCGTACCCGCGGCTCTACTGCTACTTCAGGGAGTGCTGCCTGCAGCGCCACGACCCGCGGGCCGCCGCCG ccctgcaggagaaCCTGGACAGAAAGCTCTTCGGGCAGCACCTGGTGAGCAAGGTGATCGTGAAGGCCGTGAAGGGCTTCCTCAACAACGAGAACGCCAAAAAGCCTCTTGCCCTCTCCTTGCACGGCTGGACTGGAACAGGCAAAAACTTTGTCAGTAAGATAATCGCTGAAAGCATTTATAAAAACGGTCTGAAGAGTAAATATGTCCATCAGTTTGTGGCTACTTTGCATTTCCCTCACGCTCAGGACATCAACACCTACAAG GACCAGTTGCAATCATGGATTCGGGGAAACGTGAGCATCTGTCCCCGATCAATCTTCATATTTGATGAAATGGATAAAATGCACGCAGGACTTATCGACTCCATCAAGCCATTCCTGGACTATTACGAGCTCCTGGATGGAGTGTCGTACCGGAAAGCCATCTTCATATTCCTCAG CAATGCTGGGGCTGAAAAGATAACGGAGCTGGCCCTTGATTTCTGGAGAAACGGGAGGACGAGGGAAGACATAGAGCTCACAGACATACAGAACTCACTGTCCGTGTCTGtcttcaacaacaaaaata GTGGATTTTGGCACAGCACCTTGATTGACAAAAACCTCATTGACTACTTTGTTCCCTTCCTGCCTCTGGAATACAAACATGTGAAAATGTGTGTCAGGGTTGAGATCCAATCACGTGGCTACACTGTGGATGAAGACATTTTAACCAGGATAGCGGACGAGATGACCTACTTCCCCCGAGAGGAGAGAATTTACTCGGATAAAGGCTGTAAAACTGTGGATGCGAAGCTGGATTATTACTATGACTTCTAA
- the C19H9orf78 gene encoding telomere length and silencing protein 1 homolog, producing MAAARTFRKRREEPEEDEEDEELAREVRLKLEEAKEVQSLRKRPNGVSAVALLVGEKLQEEATLVDDPFKIKSGGMVDMKKLKERGKDRINEEEDLNLGTSFSAETNRRDEDADMMKYIETELKKRKGIVENEEQKVKLKNAEDSLYELPENIRVSSAKKTEEMLSNQMLSGIPEVDLGIDAKIKNIISTEEAKAKLLAEQQNKKKDSETSFVPTNMAVNYVQHNRFYHEELNAPVRRNKEEPKPRPLRVGDTERPEPERSPPNRKRPPNEKATDDYHYEKFKKMNRRY from the exons ATGGCGGCCGCCAGGACGTTCAGGAAGCGCCGGGAGGAGCccgaggaggatgaggaggacgAGGAGCTGGCCAGGGAGGTCAG gttaAAACTCGAGGAAGCCAAAGAAGTGCAGAGCCTCAGGAAGCGACCCAATGGGGTGAG CGCTGTAGCTCTGCTTGTGGGAGAGAAGCTGCAAGAAGAAGCGACGCTTGTG GATGACCCATTTAAGATAAAATCTGGGGGGATGGTGGAcatgaagaaactgaaagaacGAGGCAAGGACAG GATTAATGAAGAGGAAGATCTCAACTTGGGAACCTCCTTCTCGGCTGAGACCAACAGGCGAGATGAAGATGCTGACAT GATGAAGTACATTGAGACAGagctgaagaagaggaaaggaattgTGGAGAATGAGGAGCAGAAGGTGAAGCTTAAGAATGCTGAGGACTCTCTGTATGAGCTGCCAGAGAACATCCGTGTCTCCTCTGCCAAGAAGACTGAAGAGATGCTGTCCAACCAGATGCTAAGCGGCATCCCTGAAGTGGACCTGGGAATCGA tgcaaaaattaaaaacatcatctCAACTGAAGAGGCAAAGGCcaagctgctggcagagcagcagaacaaaaagaaagacagcGAAACTTCCTTTGTTCCTACGAACATGGCTGTGAACTATGTCCAGCACAACAGAT TTTATCATGAGGAGCTAAATGCACCggtgagaagaaataaagaagagcCAAAGCCCCGTCCTCTGAGAGTGGGGGATACAGAGAGGCCAGAACCTGAGC GGTCTCCTCCAAATCGCAAACGTCCACCCAATGAAAAAGCAACCGACGATTATCACTATGAGAAATTCAAGAAGATGAACAGGCGATACTAA